A region from the Desulfitobacterium dehalogenans ATCC 51507 genome encodes:
- a CDS encoding hydantoinase/oxoprolinase family protein yields MTSYTLAIDTGGTFTDFALLDEGGNAVEKYKVASTPEDPSNGIIAGLQLIAQSKSIEIKSLMSRVQLIIHGTTVTTNAVLTSLGAKTALITTEGFRDILEMRRGIRPTFFDNKYTAPKSLIPRHLRFGVQERISSTGAVLIPLNKNDLYRIGDQLKAEQVEAVAVCFMHSYLNPQHEKQANHILQELLPHAYITVSSEILPQPRLYERVSTTAINSYVGPLLNHYLDALLEKLRDLHFTGTFFIVTSNGGAASPELAKKIPAATLLSGPAAGPVAALHLCQSAGYSNCLTMDMGGTSFEASLIKDGMPLTSRRAEVNFNAVSLPMMAIQTIGAGGGSIAWLDSGNFLHMGPQSSGAIPGPAAYNLGGTVPTCTDAALVMGLLDPDRFLSGRYPLSLDKASQAIEKYIATPLGISVEEAAWGMYQVIITNMANSLKELTVRKGYDPREFLLVVGGGAGPLHCAYLSRELEIPMMMIPAESSVMCAFGMLLADLKLDYVRTFYAAFSHDNVPEMLALFDEMHVRGKKESAYGESLNYRIGVTYSLDLRYRGQHNELTIAIDRADLERHNLENIVRSFHQEHNRQYGYSLENSRVPLEVLCLRLLYTGKRQIGSDLKPLEKQSLSARLLGYREVYNPHARTYQKLSVWDGTQPSQEVIEGPAIIEMGYTTVFIPQHFSGQYDSFGNLLMYENNNT; encoded by the coding sequence TTGACAAGCTATACCCTTGCCATTGATACAGGTGGGACATTTACTGATTTTGCGTTGCTGGATGAAGGCGGCAATGCAGTTGAAAAATATAAAGTAGCCAGCACCCCCGAAGATCCCTCCAACGGAATTATTGCCGGGCTTCAGCTCATTGCCCAGTCAAAGTCCATAGAGATAAAGTCTCTGATGAGCCGTGTTCAGCTTATTATTCATGGCACTACTGTGACCACGAATGCCGTGCTCACTTCCCTAGGCGCTAAAACTGCTCTGATTACTACGGAAGGGTTTCGGGATATTCTGGAAATGCGCCGGGGAATCCGTCCGACCTTTTTTGATAACAAATATACTGCCCCTAAATCTCTTATCCCCAGACATTTGCGTTTTGGTGTCCAGGAGCGGATCAGCTCTACAGGCGCGGTACTTATTCCTTTAAATAAAAACGATCTTTACAGGATCGGTGATCAACTTAAAGCTGAACAGGTGGAGGCTGTTGCGGTTTGCTTTATGCATTCCTATCTCAATCCTCAACATGAAAAGCAGGCGAACCACATCCTACAGGAACTGCTCCCTCATGCCTATATCACCGTTTCCAGCGAAATTTTGCCCCAACCTCGGCTCTATGAGCGGGTTAGTACCACGGCAATCAATTCTTACGTGGGTCCCTTGCTCAATCATTACCTCGATGCTCTGCTGGAGAAATTACGGGACCTTCACTTTACAGGCACTTTCTTTATTGTAACTTCCAATGGCGGGGCTGCCTCACCGGAGCTGGCCAAGAAAATCCCTGCCGCCACCTTATTATCCGGACCGGCGGCAGGTCCGGTTGCGGCACTGCACCTCTGCCAATCTGCCGGGTATTCCAACTGCCTCACTATGGATATGGGAGGGACAAGTTTTGAGGCCTCCCTGATCAAGGACGGGATGCCTTTAACCTCCCGCCGGGCAGAGGTGAATTTTAATGCTGTCTCTTTACCCATGATGGCGATTCAAACCATCGGCGCCGGTGGCGGGAGCATTGCCTGGCTGGACAGCGGTAACTTTTTGCATATGGGGCCACAGAGTTCCGGGGCCATTCCCGGACCGGCCGCCTATAATCTTGGCGGTACGGTACCTACCTGTACGGATGCGGCTTTGGTAATGGGGTTACTGGATCCTGACCGCTTCCTGAGTGGCCGTTATCCTTTGTCCCTGGACAAAGCCAGCCAGGCCATCGAAAAATATATTGCCACTCCCTTGGGTATTTCTGTGGAAGAAGCCGCCTGGGGAATGTATCAGGTGATTATAACCAATATGGCTAACAGCCTGAAGGAACTCACCGTAAGGAAGGGGTATGACCCCAGGGAATTTCTTCTCGTTGTAGGAGGAGGAGCAGGACCTCTCCATTGTGCTTATTTATCCCGGGAGCTGGAAATCCCCATGATGATGATTCCTGCAGAATCTTCGGTCATGTGTGCTTTTGGTATGTTGCTGGCGGATCTGAAATTAGATTATGTGCGGACCTTTTATGCAGCCTTTTCTCATGATAATGTGCCGGAGATGCTGGCTTTATTCGATGAGATGCATGTCCGGGGGAAAAAGGAGTCCGCCTATGGAGAGAGCTTGAACTATCGTATTGGAGTCACCTATAGCCTCGACCTTCGCTATCGGGGTCAGCACAATGAATTGACCATAGCCATCGACCGCGCAGATCTGGAGCGTCATAACCTGGAAAACATCGTGCGCTCTTTTCACCAAGAGCACAACCGCCAATATGGATATAGCCTGGAGAACAGTCGGGTGCCCTTGGAAGTCCTTTGCCTGAGGCTTTTATATACGGGCAAACGACAGATCGGCTCGGATCTCAAACCTCTTGAAAAGCAATCCCTTTCTGCTCGTCTATTGGGTTATAGGGAAGTCTATAATCCTCATGCCAGGACATATCAAAAGCTCTCCGTTTGGGATGGTACTCAGCCCAGTCAGGAGGTCATCGAGGGGCCGGCTATTATCGAAATGGGGTATACCACGGTGTTCATTCCCCAACATTTTTCGGGGCAATATGATTCCTTCGGTAATCTTTTGATGTATGAGAACAATAACACTTGA
- a CDS encoding hydantoinase B/oxoprolinase family protein — MLIETIEVTLVQSSLHSITEQMAHALLHSARSLNLSEARDFCTGLYGSRGEIIEQTEFIPLLAYTVPTSIKNIVDFFEEDIRPGDIFIHNDPFTGGNQATDVKIAKPIFHEGRLVAWAAINAHQADVGGCIPGGYNPCATEIWQEALRIPPVKLFDGGVKRKDVWRLIFSNIRYSIVEDDILAMIGGCTIGERELVKQIEKWGYERFSQNLQKLYDQTEKMVREEFLRINNGVYYGESMAYDDGIKGEKAMPIKVKITVQDDQMTFDFTGTAEQTAGYVNAPYPVTLSGVLLTLLMCLEYADIPRNEGMLRPVRVIVPEGCLLNPRFPAATGFGNHLVDQIGEAVMQALFPALPQRVTAGWNHMLCVLLSGHDSRKNSPFAHMLINACKGGGGASFGADGYNHIGFIGGGGGIAAQDPEMFELEAPVHFHKFEYAPDSCGSGQWRGGLGVETQVEFLEDVQCSIFGEGLVPQSCAPGILGGHPGRSNTAKIIYPNGEVYYPKAKEFIPLLPNGTRWHQIAGGGGGYGSPLEREKSRVREDILEGYITLDKAKKDYGWE, encoded by the coding sequence TTGCTCATTGAAACCATTGAAGTTACCCTGGTGCAAAGTTCATTGCACTCTATAACGGAGCAAATGGCTCATGCCCTTTTGCATTCAGCTCGTTCTCTCAATCTCAGCGAAGCCCGGGATTTTTGCACCGGACTTTACGGTTCCCGGGGCGAGATCATAGAGCAGACAGAATTCATCCCCCTTTTAGCCTATACGGTACCCACATCCATCAAAAATATCGTGGATTTTTTCGAGGAAGATATCCGGCCCGGGGATATTTTTATCCACAATGATCCTTTTACTGGGGGCAATCAAGCCACCGATGTCAAAATCGCCAAGCCCATCTTCCATGAAGGTCGGTTGGTGGCCTGGGCTGCCATCAATGCTCATCAAGCCGATGTGGGAGGGTGCATTCCCGGCGGCTATAACCCCTGTGCTACGGAAATCTGGCAGGAAGCTCTTCGTATCCCTCCTGTTAAGCTGTTTGATGGGGGAGTCAAAAGAAAGGATGTTTGGCGGCTGATTTTCAGCAATATCCGTTACTCTATTGTGGAAGACGACATCCTGGCCATGATCGGGGGATGTACCATCGGCGAACGGGAATTGGTCAAGCAGATTGAAAAGTGGGGTTACGAAAGATTCTCGCAAAATCTGCAAAAGCTTTATGATCAAACGGAAAAGATGGTTCGCGAGGAATTCCTGCGGATCAATAACGGGGTGTACTACGGTGAAAGCATGGCTTATGATGACGGAATCAAAGGGGAAAAGGCCATGCCCATTAAGGTTAAGATCACCGTGCAGGATGATCAGATGACTTTTGATTTTACGGGCACGGCGGAACAGACAGCAGGTTATGTCAATGCTCCATATCCTGTGACTCTGTCCGGTGTTCTTCTCACCTTGCTCATGTGTCTTGAGTATGCAGATATACCTCGCAATGAGGGTATGTTGCGGCCGGTTCGGGTGATCGTTCCGGAAGGATGCCTGCTCAACCCCAGATTTCCGGCTGCCACGGGTTTTGGCAATCACTTAGTGGATCAGATCGGCGAAGCTGTTATGCAAGCCCTCTTCCCCGCCTTGCCGCAAAGGGTCACTGCCGGTTGGAATCATATGCTCTGTGTCCTCCTTTCCGGCCATGACTCGAGGAAAAACAGTCCTTTTGCCCATATGCTGATCAATGCCTGCAAAGGGGGCGGCGGTGCTTCTTTCGGTGCCGATGGTTATAACCATATCGGCTTCATTGGAGGAGGCGGGGGAATTGCCGCCCAGGATCCGGAGATGTTTGAACTGGAAGCTCCGGTCCATTTTCACAAATTCGAATATGCTCCGGACTCCTGCGGCTCAGGACAGTGGCGTGGGGGTCTGGGAGTAGAGACACAGGTGGAATTTTTGGAAGATGTTCAATGCAGTATTTTCGGGGAAGGTCTTGTACCCCAAAGCTGTGCTCCGGGTATCTTAGGCGGTCACCCCGGACGATCAAACACCGCAAAAATCATCTACCCCAACGGGGAGGTCTATTACCCTAAGGCCAAGGAATTTATCCCGCTTCTTCCCAATGGAACACGGTGGCATCAGATCGCCGGTGGCGGTGGCGGCTATGGCAGTCCCCTGGAAAGAGAAAAGTCAAGAGTTCGCGAGGATATTCTGGAAGGATACATTACCCTTGATAAAGCCAAGAAGGACTATGGTTGGGAATAA
- a CDS encoding cation-translocating P-type ATPase, whose amino-acid sequence MWFAKSQEEVLRELNVNPATGLSSQEVQTRLEKYGANKLKGKPKKSLIALFFAQLKDMLIYVLIGAALITLFIGEYVDSIIILLVVVLNAVIGVFQEFKAEKAIEALQQMSTPKTLVRRNGEVVEISSEELVPGDIILIDAGRFIPADLRLIESANLQIEESALTGESVPTEKIAQETLKDPKTPLGDQVNMAFMSTLATYGRGEGVVVGTAMETEIGKIAKILDEEIDEMTPLQKRMEELGKVLGYLAIGICVLIFVISFFQKRDLFEMFMTAISLAVAAIPEGLPAIVAIVLALGVTRMSKINAIVKKLPAVETLGSVNIICSDKTGTLTQNQMTVVKYYTLNDLQEVPREGSGFNASLQEKDLMKTLVLCSDATYEHGQGTGDPTEIALVVLGDRFNLGKKTLNAEHKRVGEHPFDSDRKLMSTLNEEDRGYRVHTKGAIDNLLKISTTALVEGKVVPLTEEMKKEYLRMADEMSDAALRVLGAAYKDVDTMISPKEMEQDLTLLGMVGMIDPPRLEVKDSIRDAKLAGITPIMITGDHKNTAVAIAKELGIAESIEESMTGAEIDELSDAEFSERIGSLRVFARVSPEHKVKIVKAFKSHGNIVSMTGDGVNDAPSLKNADIGVAMGITGTDVSKGAADMILTDDNFTTIVHAIEEGRNIYNNIRKSVIFLLSCNLGEIIAIFFSVLFFWPVPLLATQLLWINLITDTLPAIALGVDPGDKEVMRQKPRDPKESFFAHGAGVRAIIGGVLIGTLTLVAFYVGLREYGYSLGSMAIPDDVLTYARTMAFVVLAASQLFYSLAMRSATKSIFTLGFFSNKYLIGAIIVGLLLQLTVISVPFLSSAFKLQMLSLRDWGIVLSLAVIPLILKEIYKTFLRRS is encoded by the coding sequence ATGTGGTTTGCCAAATCTCAAGAAGAAGTACTTCGAGAGCTCAACGTGAACCCTGCTACCGGACTTTCCAGCCAGGAAGTCCAAACCCGTTTGGAGAAGTACGGAGCCAATAAGCTTAAAGGAAAACCCAAGAAAAGCTTAATCGCTTTGTTCTTCGCCCAATTGAAAGATATGCTAATTTATGTTCTGATCGGCGCGGCATTGATCACCCTGTTTATCGGAGAATATGTGGACTCCATCATCATTCTTCTGGTGGTGGTCCTCAATGCAGTCATTGGGGTGTTCCAAGAATTCAAAGCGGAAAAAGCTATCGAAGCCTTGCAGCAAATGAGCACACCCAAGACACTGGTCCGACGGAATGGAGAAGTCGTGGAGATCTCATCTGAGGAACTGGTCCCGGGGGACATCATCCTCATCGACGCAGGCCGCTTTATCCCGGCAGACCTGCGCCTTATTGAGAGCGCCAATCTCCAGATTGAAGAGTCTGCTCTCACGGGTGAATCCGTTCCCACGGAAAAAATTGCCCAGGAAACTCTTAAGGACCCTAAAACTCCCCTTGGCGATCAGGTGAATATGGCCTTCATGTCCACCTTAGCCACTTATGGCCGGGGGGAAGGGGTAGTGGTGGGGACCGCCATGGAAACAGAGATCGGAAAAATCGCTAAGATTCTCGACGAAGAGATTGATGAGATGACCCCCCTGCAAAAAAGAATGGAAGAGTTAGGGAAGGTTTTGGGGTATCTGGCCATCGGCATCTGTGTCCTCATCTTTGTGATCTCCTTTTTCCAGAAACGGGATCTCTTTGAGATGTTCATGACCGCCATTAGCTTAGCTGTGGCCGCTATACCCGAGGGTCTTCCCGCCATTGTCGCCATTGTCCTGGCCCTGGGAGTTACCCGGATGTCCAAAATCAACGCCATTGTCAAAAAGCTGCCCGCCGTGGAAACCTTGGGCTCCGTAAACATTATTTGTTCAGATAAAACCGGGACCCTGACCCAAAACCAAATGACCGTGGTTAAGTATTACACACTGAACGATTTGCAGGAAGTTCCCCGGGAGGGCTCCGGTTTTAACGCAAGCCTTCAGGAAAAAGACCTGATGAAAACCTTGGTCCTTTGCTCGGACGCTACCTATGAACATGGCCAGGGCACAGGAGATCCTACGGAGATTGCCTTGGTGGTCTTAGGGGATCGCTTTAACCTGGGGAAAAAAACCTTGAATGCCGAACATAAGCGGGTGGGTGAACATCCCTTCGATTCCGACCGCAAGCTCATGTCCACCCTTAATGAAGAAGATAGAGGGTACCGGGTACATACCAAAGGAGCTATTGATAACCTTCTCAAAATCTCAACCACTGCTTTAGTCGAAGGAAAAGTAGTCCCCCTCACGGAAGAAATGAAGAAAGAGTACCTTCGTATGGCTGATGAAATGTCCGATGCTGCCCTGCGGGTACTGGGTGCCGCCTATAAAGATGTTGATACCATGATCAGCCCCAAGGAGATGGAGCAGGACCTTACCCTCCTCGGTATGGTCGGCATGATCGATCCTCCCCGTCTGGAAGTCAAGGATTCCATCCGGGATGCCAAGCTGGCAGGAATCACACCGATTATGATTACCGGAGACCATAAAAACACCGCCGTAGCTATCGCCAAAGAATTAGGGATCGCTGAGTCCATAGAGGAAAGCATGACCGGCGCTGAAATCGACGAATTGTCCGATGCAGAGTTTTCCGAACGCATCGGCAGCCTGCGGGTCTTTGCCCGGGTTTCCCCGGAGCACAAGGTTAAAATCGTCAAAGCCTTCAAATCCCATGGCAACATCGTCTCCATGACGGGAGATGGAGTCAACGATGCTCCTTCCTTGAAAAACGCCGACATCGGAGTAGCCATGGGGATAACCGGTACCGATGTCTCCAAAGGTGCCGCGGATATGATCTTAACCGATGATAATTTCACCACCATCGTCCATGCTATTGAGGAAGGCCGGAATATCTATAACAACATCAGGAAGTCGGTGATTTTCCTCCTCTCCTGTAACCTGGGAGAGATTATCGCTATCTTCTTCTCGGTTCTCTTTTTCTGGCCTGTTCCTCTTCTCGCCACTCAGCTTTTGTGGATTAACTTAATCACTGATACCCTGCCGGCCATTGCCCTGGGGGTCGATCCCGGGGATAAAGAAGTCATGCGCCAAAAACCCCGTGACCCCAAAGAAAGCTTCTTTGCCCACGGAGCAGGGGTCCGGGCCATCATCGGCGGTGTACTGATCGGCACGTTGACCCTGGTAGCCTTTTATGTGGGACTTCGTGAATACGGTTATTCCTTAGGCTCCATGGCGATCCCCGACGATGTCCTCACCTATGCCCGTACTATGGCCTTCGTCGTCCTGGCTGCTTCCCAGCTCTTCTACTCTCTGGCCATGAGAAGCGCCACTAAATCCATCTTCACCCTAGGTTTCTTCTCTAACAAATATCTGATCGGAGCAATTATCGTCGGCTTACTACTGCAGCTGACGGTCATCTCCGTCCCCTTCCTCTCCAGCGCCTTTAAACTGCAAATGCTGTCCTTAAGAGACTGGGGTATCGTCCTTAGCTTAGCTGTTATTCCCCTGATTCTTAAGGAGATTTATAAAACCTTCTTGCGACGATCTTAG
- a CDS encoding cation diffusion facilitator family transporter, with product MIKFIIHRFIPQYDNISDKRVRERYGVLAGVLGIICNLILFILKLLLGIFMNSIAVISDAFNNLSDCGSSIIAIIAAKMSNRPPDIEHPFGHGRIEYISSLVVAFIIFMVGFELLKNSFNKILHPDVVIFSWISLVILLFSVALKIWMFSYNRTIGNIINSGINRATAYDSLNDALATSAVILSTLIGHYFGLAIDGYMGLLISLFILYSGYTIAKETINILLGSSPNTELANQVKDMVSEGMYIVGTHDLKVHDYGPGRTIASIHAEILDTVNSVDAHMIIDDLEKRISEELNITIVIHIDPITTDEEKINAMKEMVKSALKEVNSSFAAHNIRMTIGYRCMNVIFELSVPSPQVPDADTIRKDIIHKLKEKDPLLNVIVNSVTALV from the coding sequence TTGATCAAGTTCATCATTCATCGCTTTATTCCTCAATATGACAACATCTCAGACAAGCGGGTTCGTGAGAGATATGGAGTCTTAGCGGGAGTATTAGGTATCATCTGCAACCTGATTTTATTTATACTTAAGCTTTTGCTGGGGATTTTTATGAACAGTATCGCCGTTATTTCCGACGCCTTTAATAACCTCTCCGATTGCGGCTCCTCCATCATCGCCATCATCGCAGCGAAAATGAGCAACCGACCACCGGATATAGAGCACCCCTTTGGCCACGGCAGAATAGAATACATCTCTTCCCTGGTTGTTGCTTTTATTATCTTTATGGTAGGCTTCGAACTTCTCAAAAACTCCTTCAATAAGATCCTTCATCCAGATGTGGTCATTTTCAGTTGGATTTCTTTGGTTATTCTCCTTTTTTCCGTAGCCTTAAAAATCTGGATGTTCTCCTATAACCGCACCATCGGGAATATCATTAATTCGGGAATAAATAGGGCCACTGCTTATGACAGTCTCAATGACGCCTTGGCCACCAGTGCTGTCATCCTCTCCACACTGATTGGTCATTATTTTGGCCTCGCCATTGACGGATACATGGGTCTTCTCATCTCCCTTTTCATCCTTTATTCAGGGTATACTATCGCCAAAGAAACGATCAATATCTTATTGGGCTCTTCCCCCAATACCGAACTGGCTAATCAAGTTAAGGATATGGTCAGTGAAGGAATGTACATTGTAGGGACCCATGATTTAAAAGTTCATGATTATGGCCCAGGCCGAACCATTGCCTCCATTCATGCGGAAATCCTGGACACTGTGAATAGTGTCGACGCCCACATGATTATTGACGACCTTGAAAAGCGCATCTCTGAGGAATTGAACATCACTATTGTCATTCATATCGATCCCATTACTACTGATGAAGAAAAAATTAATGCGATGAAGGAGATGGTTAAATCCGCTCTAAAGGAAGTAAATAGCTCCTTTGCCGCACATAATATCCGTATGACCATAGGCTATCGCTGTATGAACGTGATCTTTGAATTATCCGTTCCTTCTCCCCAGGTACCCGATGCCGATACTATCCGAAAGGATATTATTCATAAACTAAAAGAAAAAGACCCCCTGCTTAACGTTATTGTTAATTCAGTCACCGCTTTAGTTTAA
- a CDS encoding DUF2156 domain-containing protein translates to MIDFKKVEISDKEWVKPLLRASDLSGCHQNFTNLFSWSETYHYQVAKVNDYLVVKGRLEETYYYFYPAGTGDVQPVLEEMKKDAQENNHEFIVLGISLENMATLKEVYPEHFEYEEMRDSFDYVYQAEKLASLAGRKLQAKRNHINRFIANTTWSFELITPENLAECWEMNLEWCRKNDCKDDEQLRAEYCAVKRDFDHFRNLELEGGLIRAEGKIVAFTMGERLNSDTYVVHVEKAFGEIQGAYQIINREFVRWIRETYPDIIYVNREEDMGYEGLRKAKLSYHPDKMEEKFLARYFA, encoded by the coding sequence ATGATTGACTTTAAAAAGGTAGAGATAAGCGATAAAGAGTGGGTCAAACCGCTGCTCAGAGCCTCGGATCTTAGCGGCTGTCATCAAAATTTTACGAACTTATTCTCATGGTCGGAGACTTATCATTATCAGGTGGCTAAAGTGAATGATTACCTCGTTGTCAAAGGACGGCTCGAAGAAACCTATTATTATTTTTATCCGGCAGGCACCGGTGATGTTCAACCGGTCCTGGAAGAAATGAAAAAAGATGCCCAGGAAAATAACCATGAATTTATTGTGCTGGGAATTTCCCTGGAAAATATGGCGACTTTAAAAGAAGTGTATCCTGAGCATTTTGAATATGAGGAAATGCGGGATAGCTTTGATTATGTCTATCAGGCTGAAAAATTGGCTTCCCTGGCCGGAAGAAAGCTGCAAGCCAAACGAAACCATATCAATCGTTTCATCGCCAACACTACCTGGTCCTTCGAACTCATTACTCCGGAAAATCTGGCTGAATGCTGGGAAATGAACCTGGAATGGTGTCGGAAAAACGATTGTAAAGATGATGAACAGCTGAGAGCTGAATACTGTGCTGTAAAACGGGATTTTGATCACTTCAGGAATTTGGAACTCGAAGGGGGATTAATCCGCGCAGAGGGCAAGATCGTGGCCTTTACCATGGGGGAGCGGCTCAATTCCGATACTTATGTGGTACATGTAGAGAAAGCCTTCGGAGAGATTCAGGGAGCTTATCAAATCATTAACCGGGAGTTTGTGAGATGGATCAGGGAAACCTATCCGGATATTATCTATGTGAATCGGGAAGAGGACATGGGATATGAGGGCTTACGCAAGGCAAAACTATCCTATCACCCAGATAAAATGGAAGAGAAATTCTTAGCTCGGTATTTTGCTTAG
- a CDS encoding GNAT family N-acetyltransferase has product MKEMRLALWSDVERLKGIWKLCFGDSDSFIDFYFTQRFQPEQVAVYLVDHVITAMLTMIPVQWLEAHEGQKSIQGSMLYAIGTHPDFQHRGIATELMDWALAYLGKRQMELCVLVPAEAELFNFYERRGYQAGFALREAVLNRNEIEVMCASSGINREDRSGFAVSAAAPQAYNSIRNQLLRGATYLAYREEEVAYQKKISRLSGADLYKFNVGEVQGCAAVERLTGDKVLVKEYLVPEEFFCHGLKALAHTLQAQEFIIRTPAHGGQVMGGQVRSFGMFKRISSRELGPVHHQNEIFEERAYLGLAFD; this is encoded by the coding sequence ATGAAGGAAATGCGGCTGGCCCTTTGGTCCGATGTAGAGCGCCTTAAAGGTATCTGGAAGCTTTGCTTTGGGGATTCGGACTCCTTTATTGACTTTTATTTTACCCAGCGCTTCCAGCCGGAGCAGGTAGCAGTTTATCTTGTCGACCATGTCATTACGGCTATGCTTACCATGATTCCAGTCCAATGGCTGGAGGCCCATGAGGGGCAGAAAAGTATCCAGGGTTCTATGCTTTATGCCATTGGGACTCATCCGGATTTTCAGCACCGGGGGATTGCCACGGAGCTGATGGATTGGGCCTTAGCATACCTGGGGAAGCGGCAGATGGAATTGTGTGTACTGGTACCCGCAGAAGCGGAGTTATTTAACTTTTATGAGAGGCGAGGGTATCAGGCAGGATTTGCCCTCCGTGAAGCGGTATTGAACCGCAATGAGATTGAGGTAATGTGTGCATCCTCAGGCATTAATAGGGAGGACAGATCCGGGTTTGCGGTTTCGGCGGCTGCTCCCCAAGCCTATAACAGCATCCGCAACCAGCTTCTCCGGGGAGCAACCTATCTAGCCTACAGGGAAGAGGAGGTTGCGTATCAAAAGAAGATCTCCCGGCTTTCTGGAGCAGATCTCTACAAGTTCAATGTGGGGGAAGTTCAGGGGTGTGCCGCTGTTGAACGTTTGACTGGAGATAAGGTTTTGGTTAAGGAGTATCTGGTTCCTGAGGAGTTTTTTTGTCACGGATTGAAGGCCTTGGCCCATACTCTCCAGGCTCAGGAGTTCATTATCAGGACCCCTGCCCATGGGGGTCAGGTTATGGGGGGTCAAGTCCGATCCTTTGGAATGTTTAAAAGGATAAGTTCACGAGAGCTGGGACCCGTTCATCATCAGAATGAGATATTCGAAGAAAGAGCTTACCTCGGGCTTGCTTTCGACTAA
- a CDS encoding DegV family protein has product MAVRVLTDSTCYIDDEAREELDIRRVSLNVSFGDQSLRESDLSNEEFYEMMEAKGIPTSSQPSVGELYQEMEKVVSAGESLCGIFLSSDMSGTFSTAQLVKEMILEKYPDAQIEIIDSRSNSMQLGFAVIQGARAAKAEKSLAEVKEIVLQNIKRSRFLFIPDNLDYLKKGGRIGGAGALIGNLFKIIPILTVEEGKVLVLTKVRHKEKAVLAMIDKMLQDIGKYGLGEIAVHHINCLDEAQALVKKIKDTVTANIKVMPIGPVIGLHVGPGAIGIVYYTENDLR; this is encoded by the coding sequence ATGGCTGTCCGTGTGTTAACCGATAGCACATGCTACATAGACGATGAAGCGAGAGAAGAATTGGACATAAGACGGGTGTCTTTGAATGTCTCTTTTGGTGATCAATCACTGCGGGAAAGCGATCTATCCAATGAAGAGTTTTATGAGATGATGGAAGCCAAGGGGATACCCACCTCTTCACAACCTTCTGTCGGTGAACTTTATCAGGAGATGGAAAAAGTGGTCTCGGCAGGTGAAAGCCTGTGCGGGATTTTCCTATCCTCGGATATGAGTGGAACTTTTTCTACAGCTCAATTGGTTAAAGAAATGATATTGGAAAAATATCCTGATGCCCAGATCGAAATCATTGATTCCCGCTCCAATTCCATGCAATTAGGATTTGCTGTTATACAGGGAGCTCGTGCAGCCAAAGCGGAGAAGAGTCTTGCTGAGGTCAAAGAGATTGTGCTGCAGAATATTAAACGTAGCCGTTTTTTGTTTATACCGGATAATCTGGATTATTTGAAAAAGGGTGGCCGTATCGGCGGAGCTGGTGCCTTAATCGGCAATCTGTTTAAAATTATTCCTATCCTGACGGTGGAAGAGGGGAAGGTCCTTGTCCTGACCAAGGTGCGGCATAAGGAGAAAGCCGTGTTGGCTATGATTGATAAGATGCTTCAGGACATTGGCAAATATGGGTTGGGGGAGATTGCCGTTCACCATATCAATTGCCTCGATGAAGCTCAAGCTTTAGTGAAAAAGATTAAAGATACGGTCACTGCCAATATTAAGGTAATGCCTATCGGTCCGGTGATCGGACTCCATGTTGGCCCCGGAGCCATTGGGATCGTTTATTACACAGAAAATGATTTGCGGTGA